Proteins from one Dehalococcoidia bacterium genomic window:
- a CDS encoding helical backbone metal receptor: protein PIWRLPYMVARRDTYVADLLALAGGVSVFPDEGPAHYFSVELAGLPAAAPQVILLPDEPYRFAARHLADFAPYAAVPAVARGRVHLVDGKALTWYGPRIAGALRLFAGLLCGEGEPAGALAGPSAEGRR, encoded by the coding sequence CCCGATCTGGCGACTGCCGTACATGGTGGCGCGGCGCGACACGTACGTGGCCGATCTGCTGGCGCTGGCCGGTGGCGTCAGCGTCTTTCCAGACGAGGGTCCGGCGCACTACTTCTCCGTCGAGCTTGCCGGGCTGCCGGCCGCGGCGCCACAGGTCATCCTCCTGCCGGACGAGCCCTATCGTTTCGCCGCCCGCCACCTGGCCGACTTCGCGCCCTACGCCGCGGTGCCCGCCGTCGCGCGGGGGCGGGTCCATCTCGTCGACGGCAAGGCGCTGACCTGGTACGGGCCGCGCATCGCCGGCGCGCTGCGGCTGTTTGCCGGGCTGCTTTGCGGCGAGGGCGAGCCCGCGGGCGCTCTCGCCGGCCCGAGCGCCGAAGGACGCCGATGA
- a CDS encoding alpha/beta hydrolase: MNTKLLLTGAGLAALGAGAVLADRLAQRALARFETLDADTAELPGQRFWVRGVALHFEEQGEGFPVLLIPGFLGSTFSFRHTMPALAAQFRVLAVDLPGFGYSDRGAQIEYSASNWVSLLAEFLGRQGIERAVVLGHSLGGGVAQRLALEHPELVERLVLVSSTSAAEPPRLPPRGSRRLYRLGQAWVMPRHGAMRWFAQRSAFDPAFITDDVVEGYARSSRLPGSAAAVRKVLRDAAKDARLDLSQIAAPALLLWGEGDRVVDLKVGRRLAEQLPHARLEVVEQAGHLPLEEQPEACNRLLLDFLHDLGRAPAQAQASLSGGARRNGAE; encoded by the coding sequence ATGAACACGAAGCTGCTGCTGACGGGCGCGGGCCTGGCGGCGCTGGGGGCGGGCGCCGTGCTGGCCGATCGCCTGGCGCAGCGGGCGCTGGCCCGCTTCGAAACGCTGGATGCCGACACGGCCGAACTGCCCGGTCAGCGCTTCTGGGTGCGCGGCGTTGCCCTGCACTTCGAGGAGCAGGGCGAAGGCTTCCCCGTCCTGCTGATTCCCGGCTTTCTCGGCTCAACCTTCTCCTTCCGCCACACGATGCCGGCGTTGGCGGCGCAGTTTCGCGTGCTGGCCGTCGATCTCCCCGGTTTCGGCTACTCGGACCGCGGCGCCCAGATCGAGTACTCGGCGAGCAACTGGGTGAGCCTGCTGGCCGAGTTCCTGGGCCGGCAGGGCATCGAGCGTGCGGTGGTGCTGGGGCACTCGCTGGGCGGCGGCGTGGCGCAGCGGCTGGCGCTCGAACACCCGGAGCTGGTGGAGCGGCTGGTGCTGGTAAGCTCGACCTCCGCCGCCGAGCCGCCGCGGCTGCCGCCGCGGGGCAGCCGCCGCTTGTACCGCCTGGGGCAGGCCTGGGTGATGCCGCGGCATGGCGCGATGCGCTGGTTCGCGCAACGTTCGGCCTTCGACCCAGCGTTCATCACCGACGACGTGGTCGAAGGCTATGCGCGATCGTCACGGCTGCCGGGCTCCGCCGCCGCCGTGCGCAAAGTGCTGCGGGATGCGGCGAAGGACGCGCGGCTGGACCTGTCGCAGATCGCGGCGCCCGCGCTGCTGCTCTGGGGCGAGGGCGACCGCGTGGTCGATCTGAAGGTCGGCCGCCGCCTGGCCGAACAGCTCCCGCACGCGCGGCTGGAAGTCGTGGAGCAGGCTGGCCACCTGCCGCTGGAGGAGCAGCCGGAGGCCTGCAACCGCCTGCTGCTCGACTTCCTGCACGATCTCGGCCGCGCGCCCGCCCAGGCGCAGGCATCGCTGAGCGGCGGCGCCCGGCGCAACGGCGCCGAGTGA
- the pgeF gene encoding peptidoglycan editing factor PgeF, translating into MRLDRGAGVVCLRFSLLDAVPGVRHALTTRLGGVSRGPYSSANLGLTVGDVREAVLENRRLAADLVVAGAHPATVKQVHGVQAALAEAPGEPGVPLCEADMLATRAPGVPLLVQAADCAPIVLVDPAQRAVAVVHAGWRGAAAGVGREAVASMQRLFGSRPERLVAGIGPAIGVCCYEVGEEVAEAVAAASGRAAGIVDRSHGERPHLSLETALRAQLLAAGLPEAGIDCADLCTACRLDLFYSHRREGVPTGRFGALVAASLD; encoded by the coding sequence ATGCGCCTCGACCGCGGCGCGGGTGTGGTTTGCCTGCGCTTCTCGTTGCTCGACGCCGTACCCGGCGTGCGGCACGCGCTTACCACGCGTCTCGGCGGCGTCAGCCGCGGGCCGTACAGCTCAGCCAACCTCGGCCTGACCGTGGGCGATGTGCGCGAGGCGGTGCTGGAAAATCGGAGGCTGGCCGCGGACCTCGTTGTTGCGGGGGCACACCCGGCAACGGTAAAGCAGGTGCACGGCGTGCAGGCGGCGCTGGCAGAGGCGCCGGGCGAGCCGGGCGTGCCGCTCTGCGAAGCCGACATGCTGGCCACGCGTGCACCGGGCGTGCCGCTGCTGGTGCAGGCCGCGGACTGCGCCCCGATCGTCCTCGTTGACCCGGCGCAGCGCGCCGTGGCCGTGGTGCACGCCGGCTGGCGCGGCGCCGCGGCGGGCGTCGGACGCGAGGCGGTCGCCTCGATGCAGCGCCTGTTCGGCTCCCGGCCAGAGCGGCTCGTGGCCGGCATCGGCCCGGCGATCGGCGTCTGCTGCTACGAGGTGGGTGAAGAGGTGGCCGAGGCGGTGGCAGCGGCCAGCGGCCGCGCTGCCGGCATCGTCGACCGCTCGCACGGTGAACGCCCGCATCTCTCGCTCGAAACGGCCCTGCGCGCCCAGCTGCTTGCCGCCGGCCTGCCCGAGGCCGGCATCGACTGCGCCGACCTCTGCACCGCCTGCCGCCTCGACCTCTTCTACTCGCACCGCCGCGAAGGCGTTCCGACGGGCCGCTTCGGCGCGCTCGTGGCTGCCTCGTTGGACTGA
- the thiC gene encoding phosphomethylpyrimidine synthase ThiC — translation MTQLADDPRLAGAAPFPGSRKTYLSGPRPDLQVPVREVALAPTSGRFGDEENPPVQLYDTSGPYTDPTVQVDVRQGLPPLRRPWILERGDVEAYAGRDVQPQDNGLRPDDPRANLAVFPGLRRQPLRARAGKNVTQLHYARRGMITPEMQFIAIREGVAAEFVREEVARGRAIIPSNVNHPESEPMIIGRNFLVKINANIGNSAVASSIEEEVEKMTWATRWGADTVMDLSTGKNIHTTREWILRNSPVPIGTVPIYQALEKVDGKAEDLSWEVYRDTIIEQAEQGVDYFTIHAGVRLAHIPLTAKRITGIVSRGGSIMASWCLAHHQENFLYTHFEEICEIMRRYDIAFSLGDGLRPGCTADANDEAQFAELRTLGELTEIAWQHDVQVMIEGPGHVPMHKIKENMELQLEVCHEAPFYTLGPLTTDIAPGYDHITSAIGAAMIGWYGTAMLCYVTPKEHLGLPDKQDVKDGVITYKIAAHAADLAKGHTGAQQRDDALSKARFEFRWQDQFNLSLDPETAASMHDETLPAAPAKVAHFCSMCGPHFCAMRISQDVREYAQQKGLSEDQVLAVGMAEKAQEFRDSGSKIYRPA, via the coding sequence ATGACACAGCTGGCCGACGACCCACGCCTCGCTGGCGCCGCTCCCTTCCCCGGCAGCCGCAAGACCTATCTTTCCGGTCCGCGCCCCGACCTGCAGGTGCCGGTTCGCGAAGTCGCGCTTGCCCCAACCTCCGGCCGCTTCGGCGACGAGGAGAATCCGCCGGTCCAGCTCTACGACACGAGCGGACCCTACACCGACCCGACTGTGCAGGTGGACGTTCGCCAGGGGCTGCCGCCGTTGCGTCGACCGTGGATCCTGGAGCGCGGCGATGTCGAGGCGTATGCCGGTCGCGACGTCCAGCCGCAAGACAACGGCCTGCGTCCGGACGACCCGCGGGCGAATCTGGCGGTCTTCCCCGGCCTGCGGCGGCAGCCGCTGCGCGCCCGCGCGGGCAAGAACGTCACGCAACTGCACTATGCGCGGCGCGGCATGATCACGCCCGAGATGCAGTTCATCGCCATCCGCGAGGGCGTGGCCGCGGAGTTCGTGCGCGAAGAGGTGGCCCGCGGCCGCGCCATCATCCCGTCGAACGTCAACCACCCCGAGAGCGAGCCGATGATCATCGGCCGCAACTTCCTGGTCAAGATCAACGCCAACATCGGCAATTCGGCGGTCGCTTCGTCCATCGAGGAGGAAGTGGAGAAGATGACCTGGGCGACCCGCTGGGGCGCCGACACCGTGATGGACCTCTCCACGGGCAAGAACATCCACACCACGCGCGAGTGGATTCTGCGCAACAGCCCCGTGCCCATCGGCACCGTGCCCATCTACCAGGCGCTGGAGAAGGTGGACGGCAAGGCCGAGGACCTGAGCTGGGAGGTCTACCGCGACACCATCATCGAGCAGGCGGAGCAGGGCGTGGACTACTTCACCATCCACGCCGGCGTGCGGCTGGCGCACATTCCGCTGACGGCGAAGCGCATCACGGGCATCGTCTCGCGCGGCGGCTCGATCATGGCGTCGTGGTGCCTGGCGCACCACCAGGAAAACTTCCTCTACACCCATTTCGAAGAGATCTGTGAGATCATGCGCCGCTACGACATCGCCTTTTCGCTGGGCGACGGCCTGCGTCCGGGCTGCACGGCGGACGCCAACGACGAGGCTCAGTTTGCGGAGCTGCGCACGCTGGGCGAGCTGACCGAGATCGCCTGGCAGCACGACGTGCAGGTGATGATTGAGGGGCCGGGCCACGTGCCGATGCACAAAATCAAGGAGAACATGGAGCTGCAGCTCGAGGTCTGCCACGAGGCGCCGTTTTACACGCTCGGGCCGCTGACCACGGATATCGCCCCCGGCTACGATCACATCACTTCGGCCATCGGCGCGGCGATGATCGGCTGGTACGGCACGGCGATGCTCTGCTACGTCACGCCGAAGGAGCACCTGGGGCTGCCGGACAAGCAGGACGTCAAGGACGGCGTCATCACCTACAAGATCGCCGCCCACGCCGCCGACCTGGCGAAGGGGCATACCGGCGCCCAGCAGCGCGACGACGCGCTCTCCAAGGCCCGCTTCGAGTTCCGCTGGCAGGACCAGTTCAACCTCTCGCTGGACCCGGAAACAGCGGCCAGCATGCACGACGAGACCCTGCCCGCCGCGCCGGCCAAAGTCGCGCACTTCTGCTCGATGTGCGGGCCGCATTTCTGTGCGATGCGCATCAGCCAGGACGTGCGCGAGTACGCCCAGCAGAAGGGATTGAGCGAGGACCAGGTGCTGGCCGTCGGCATGGCGGAGAAGGCGCAGGAGTTCCGAGACAGCGGCAGCAAGATCTACCGTCCGGCCTGA
- a CDS encoding HD domain-containing protein, giving the protein MDRNQAWELLCEYTKTDQLRRHGLSVEAVMRAAAVKHGEDPDRWGIVGLLHDFDYESFPDQHPTAGKPILEAHGYPADIVRAIQCHADFLGLTRETPMEKMIFAVDELTGFIIACTLVKPTKSLSEIEPKSVRKKLKDKAFARAVLRDDIYKGADELGVDLDEQIVFVAEALKPVATEIGLNP; this is encoded by the coding sequence ATGGACCGCAACCAGGCCTGGGAGCTGCTCTGCGAATACACCAAGACCGACCAGTTGCGCCGCCACGGCCTCTCGGTCGAGGCGGTGATGCGCGCCGCGGCGGTGAAGCACGGCGAAGACCCGGACCGCTGGGGCATCGTCGGCCTGCTGCACGACTTTGACTACGAGAGCTTCCCCGACCAGCACCCCACGGCCGGCAAGCCGATCCTCGAAGCGCACGGCTATCCGGCAGACATCGTGCGCGCGATCCAGTGCCACGCCGACTTTTTGGGCCTGACGCGCGAGACGCCGATGGAGAAGATGATCTTCGCCGTGGACGAGCTGACGGGCTTCATCATCGCCTGCACGCTGGTGAAGCCGACGAAGAGCCTCTCGGAGATCGAGCCGAAGAGCGTGCGCAAGAAGCTGAAGGACAAGGCCTTCGCCCGCGCCGTGCTGCGCGACGATATTTATAAGGGCGCCGACGAGCTGGGTGTCGATTTAGACGAGCAGATCGTGTTCGTCGCCGAAGCGCTGAAGCCGGTGGCAACGGAGATCGGCTTGAATCCATAG
- a CDS encoding uracil-DNA glycosylase family protein, which produces MLSAAPFPGNPNGPAPDERGGDAPAAARAQAAFEALVQAARACRACPAMEGRRRVLGPANGSPPACVLFLAEAPGRLGGELTGVPLSADQSGRRFERLLRLAGLARAEVFISNAALCNPQDARGRNRPPVRAELANCAGWLAETLRVVDPAVVVTLGATALAALDRLEPHGRALRGSVGCPARWDGRWLYPLYHPSPRAGLSRPYAEQDEDFRRLGAWLRRAGFARPGGAA; this is translated from the coding sequence ATGTTATCAGCAGCCCCATTCCCCGGCAACCCGAACGGGCCCGCGCCGGACGAGCGCGGAGGCGATGCGCCGGCCGCGGCGCGCGCGCAAGCGGCGTTCGAGGCGCTCGTGCAGGCGGCGCGGGCCTGCCGCGCCTGCCCGGCGATGGAAGGCCGCCGCCGCGTGCTTGGCCCGGCCAACGGCAGTCCGCCGGCGTGCGTGCTCTTCCTGGCCGAGGCGCCGGGCCGGCTTGGCGGCGAGCTGACCGGCGTGCCGCTCTCCGCCGACCAATCCGGCCGCCGTTTCGAGCGGTTGCTGCGCCTGGCCGGCCTGGCGCGGGCGGAGGTCTTCATCAGCAACGCGGCGCTCTGCAACCCCCAGGACGCACGCGGCCGCAACCGCCCGCCCGTGCGCGCCGAGCTGGCCAACTGCGCCGGCTGGCTGGCCGAGACACTGCGCGTCGTCGATCCAGCGGTGGTCGTCACACTCGGCGCCACGGCGCTGGCCGCGCTCGACCGGCTGGAGCCGCACGGCCGGGCGCTGCGCGGTTCCGTGGGCTGTCCCGCGCGCTGGGACGGGCGCTGGCTCTATCCGCTGTATCATCCCTCGCCGCGTGCCGGGCTCAGCCGGCCCTATGCAGAGCAGGACGAGGATTTTCGCCGGCTGGGCGCATGGCTGCGGCGCGCCGGGTTTGCCCGGCCGGGCGGCGCTGCGTAG